The Bombus fervidus isolate BK054 chromosome 6, iyBomFerv1, whole genome shotgun sequence genome contains a region encoding:
- the LOC139988630 gene encoding kynurenine/alpha-aminoadipate aminotransferase, mitochondrial, whose amino-acid sequence MHKTREKFEMDYSSFKTEVSKRRRSATTRELTKIAYSAPKNVVSLAEGMPNEETFPFAEISIKLKDGSSFTLDERELGSALQYIPTQGYPPLLQSLREFQRRTHAPPLWESRDIVIVSGSQDGLSKTLEAILDPGDPLLVHDPFYPGVEVVVSPHKVELIPIPQDEHGVVPEILRETLRNRELSGKKMPKIMYINATGSNPTGVIIPLERRKEIYRIACEYNFLILDDDPYHFMHFNEVEPKSFLSLDTEGRVIRLDSFSKVISSGLRLGFITAAAPLIASIELHLQSSHLHAATLSQVILYKLMKLWGYDGMMKHFMGIRRFYKQRRDIIARLAEKHLSGLVDFTIPKGGFFLWIKVRDIKDTWKMIMQRGVTEGVIMAPGAAFMKDPSKPCNAIRASFSKASYEEMNLAMERLADLIRSELRNNYSIINENPFIN is encoded by the exons ATGCATAAGACGAGAGAAAAATTCGAGATGGATTATTCGTCGTTCAAGACGGAAGTCTCTAAACGTAGAAGATCGGCCACTACCAGGGAATTGA CCAAAATAGCGTATTCAGCGCCGAAGAACGTGGTCTCGTTAGCGGAGGGTATGCCAAACGAAGAAACCTTCCCTTTCGCAGAGATCTCCATCAAACTCAAAGATGGATCGTCTTTCACCCTTGACGAGCGAGAATTGGGTTCAGCTTTGCAGTATATTCCTACTCAGGGCTACCCGCCGCTTCTTCAG AGCCTGAGGGAGTTCCAGAGAAGGACGCACGCACCACCCTTGTGGGAGAGCCGTGACATCGTGATCGTCTCTGGATCTCAGGACGGATTAAGCAAAACTCTCGAGGCCATACTCGACCCCGGCGATCCACTCCTGGTGCACGATCCTTTTTATCCGGGCGTGGAAGTTGTG GTCTCGCCACATAAGGTGGAACTGATCCCTATCCCTCAGGACGAGCATGGCGTTGTTCCAGAGATTCTCAGGGAAACGTTGAGGAACAGGGAGCTGTCTGGCAAGAAAATGCCAAAAATAATGTACATAAACGCCACCGGATCGAATCCCACAGGCGTCATTATCCCGTTGGAAAGGCGGAAGGAGATTTACAGGATAGCGTGCGAATACAACTTCCTGATCCTGGACGATGATCCTTATCATTTCATGCACTTCAACGAG GTGGAACCAAAATCGTTCTTATCGTTGGACACGGAAGGCAGAGTGATCAGATTGGACTCGTTCTCAAAAGTGATCAGCAGTGGTCTGAGATTGGGATTCATCACAGCAGCGGCTCCACTGATAGCGAGTATAGAACTCCATTTGCAGAGCAGTCACCTCCATGCCGCTACATTATCCCAG GTGATACTGTACAAGCTGATGAAATTATGGGGATACGACGGAATGATGAAACATTTCATGGGGATAAGGCGATTCTATAAACAACGAAGGGATATTATCGCCAGACTCGCTGAAAAGCATTTGAGCG GTTTAGTAGATTTCACGATACCAAAGGGAGGTTTCTTCCTCTGGATCAAAGTTCGAGACATTAAGGATACATGGAAGATGATTATGCAGCGAGGGGTCACGGAGGGTGTCATAATGGCGCCCGGTGCAGCCTTTATGAAAGATCCTAGCAAACCATGCAACGCTATTAGAGCAAGTTTTTCCAAAGCTTCTTACGAAGAAATGAACTTG GCAATGGAAAGGTTAGCAGATCTAATCAGATCCGAGTTGCGAAATAATTACTcgattataaatgaaaatccgTTCATCAACTAA